The Halodesulfovibrio marinisediminis DSM 17456 genomic interval GACGCGCACGATCGATATCGATATCTTCAGCGCGCTCAGCAGCCTCAGCAAGGACGGTTACCTTGTTGTCGGAGATCTCTGCAAACCCACCGGAGATAAACACGTAACGTGTCTGTCCATCAGCGTTGTAGTGCAGAGGGCCAACCTGCAGGGCAGCAAGGAACGGGATGTGATTTGGAAGGATACCAAACTCACCGTCGAAACCAGGTGCGCCTACGTAGTCCACATCTTCGCTAAGTACGAGCCGATCTGGCGTAAC includes:
- a CDS encoding F0F1 ATP synthase subunit epsilon — encoded protein: MENTLRLEIVTPDRLVLSEDVDYVGAPGFDGEFGILPNHIPFLAALQVGPLHYNADGQTRYVFISGGFAEISDNKVTVLAEAAERAEDIDIDRARQAKERAEQRMSMEMDNVDYARARAALARALHRLKLLES